The genomic window ttttattccattttacaattattttttacgaattaaTCACAAACAATTAgacaacaataaaatattattaattatttgaattaatatttatgatacttatttaataaataattgtgggaatataataaaagtggtaacatttcaacatttactatttttaaaatataaagggaataatatataaaataattttatttattgtttaagaACGTgaacgaaaatattttattgtaaaatctcAACGcgttattaatatacattaataaataaaaacacatcgcacattgataaaattatcaatgggataaaaattaaattgaatttatggTCTGATTAGTATATTATAAGttagattataaatttgtaatatttatgagAAGATGTTATTACTAAAGAactttatatcagtcaaatgtgttaaaattttatacaatttatttataaaaattttatatacatacacattcTATTGATATATTTGATATCGGATGATATACGATTTTATGCACGTTATCGTAACTATTGCACTTCTTTAATGATCATTCGACTATTCAATCTCAAAAGTAAAATCTTGGTGCTAcatattatacgtataaaatatttctgtaaagttttataaattcttttggCATAAATATCAGATAATTACAAATCTTATCGATATACATGTGTAAATGCCGTCTCGTTTATGCAAATTAAATGTCATCTACCGAGTTGATGCGTCGTCTTCGAAAAACGATTTTCTCACGAGCACATCGCTCAGTCAAAGTCTTCTTTAATGATGATCATAACATTGATATGTTCCTTCAACATTCGCTCGATTGCTCGCTGGAATTGTTCGGTATTACAGTGTGACAGCCGCGTCGATGTCTTACTTGCTTAGCCATGAATTTGTCAGGATCCTGAAAGCAACAACTTGTATTACAATCATGTCAGTATTTATTTAACACTATTAGAATTTCTTTTGgaattttaacaaattgttgCAATCATGTTACGTTGATATTTATTTAgcacaattaaatttctttccGGACtctagcaaaattttttaaatgcaagaGAATATTTTGTTCTAAAAGGATAACTTCAACAACGTGATcacatacattaatttttataaaataaaatttttaatttatacatatatatatattatacaaaaatatgtaaatattttctgaaatagtttataaaatatttttttaaaaatttatttttttacgccACAAATATGAGATAATTAAATTCTTACTGGTATAAACAcgttttttagtaaaatttaaatagaggCATAATAAAACACGGAGACCATTGCgacattaattaaacattaatctaacattaattaaatacagataagagataaaaagcttttttttcatctcttcGTCTTGTCGTTACCTGAACGTCGTTTACACCTGTCACCGTGTGAAAGGATTTTATCGATAGTTTTCGTTGCGCTTCTTTCAAGGCAGAGAAATTTGGTTGTGGCATCCAATTCGTTCCGTAGGAAATCGGATGTACATCTCCGCGGGCCACGTTGTTTGTGTCATTCGAGATTTCCGAGTGATCGTCGCAAACTGAGCTGATCTCACCATCGTCCATTGCCGCGTTCTCTTCAGTAGTTATGGGTATCTCTTGCATTctgagaacaaaaatttttgtttaaacgaTGTTTCACTTTATACCAGTTGTCATtattatacgtaatatattttctcactttattttattttctcttctttttctaacGAATTAACGAGTTAACGCGCGAAAGGAGACGATTAAAACACGAATCGCAATACTAACCCGTTCTGCGACCATTCTACGCAAGATTTGGTTATCGCAAGTGCGTCTTGAAATTTAGCAAAAGATTCTTTAACGAAAGTTTCCAGACGATCCGTAGAGTTTGCGCATCCCAAAGCAATTGTCGCAATCGACATTGCGATAATCCAACTGATAAAACCGGCTGACATCACCGGTGATTGTACAGATACAGGATAGTATGAGGACCAAACATGTTGCCACCAGGGATACGAAATATCTCGATATTCAGTTTCCTATAATTTccgatgattttttttaaatgtcatacAACAAGGTAACACGCTTGTCTACACAAAAGACGTCAAAAAGTTGTCTTACAGACGTCTTTTAGATATGCGTGCTATCTGAAAgttgatttaaattaattattaagccaaaaatttataatacatcaaTCTTATATCCGTAAATAATTATGACAAGAGAAaaacatattacaatatttttggaatacataaaatatcgtaatatttACTTCTTAGGAAAGAGATTTAGAAAATTGTTACCTCTTTTGTTAAACGCAGACACTTATTTTCTCTTACATAAAAGCGAACAATTCAAGCGTTACGAAAGCAATTCCTTTTGTTAGTTACAAGAATATAATAACAAGTCCACTCACGTAACTCCAATATTGCCAGACGCTGCAATAGAGTATTCTTTGGAGGATCAGCCATAGCCATAAAAGCGCGGTAACCGCAATCCAGCTGACTAATATCTTGAAAGATGTACGGAAGGACATTAGCTAACGCGGGAGATCGGAAAGATTGTTTGTACCTGAAACCCTTTATAAATGAGTGTCGCGCCTACGATGTCCACGAGCCGCGCGGAGGACGGAGGATTCTTCCAGAGGACGAGTACCACGGCTATCAGGATCAGGAAGGACGGCAGCGTGTGGATAAAGTCTGGCCCGACCGCGATTTTTGCGCCCGACCGCGATTTTTGCGTACTCGCGGAAAACCTTGTGTCGCAGAAGTAAAACCTCGTCGGGCACGGAAAGCAGAGTTCCTATCTGCGTGTGCAGCCCGCTCAGGCAGGACATTACTAACGAGGCTACGGCGTCGACCTGACCTTTCGGAATTATCCGCCGCCGCGAAGGAGCGATTCGCGGTTACGGCGGTCTACATCCAGTTACATCCAGACGCGCGCAGAAACACCTGACGTGTGCGCCGAAATGAACCGCGAAAGCCGCCTGTCGTTTGTCCGTGGAGGGAAATGAGTGACAGCGCAGCGGAAATACTGTAGAGTAAAAACAGTATGTTTATTTGCGGTAAAAACGGAAGTCGCGCATTAAATTCCCGTTACCAGTGATAATGAGAAACTGATTGCTTTATCGGTTCCAACGACGAGCGTTGCTTAAAGGTTAGTTGTTAAAAGTTGCAAATTACAAAGTCGAACAACGCTTGGTTGCAAATTTTctagaataatatattaatagagAAATTACAATTTAAGTTAAGAATCAATAGTTCCTTGAagttgaaaatgaaaaaagttgcgAAGAGATTGgcagttaattaaaattttaccaaagaaataattatgatcATGTGaggattttttagaaaaaaaagagcggCAGGTTTCTAAGCGTTTGACGAACATAAATGAGCACAAGCTGAACATGGCGaatataatgtttattcattaaaaaatcgtaaaatttatCTAAGAAATTGTAGGTTTTTGTCCGAAGCGCCCTatcattatatacaattatatacaattatatatttaaacgcTTAAACAGTCTATATAAGGAAATAATCGGGTCCAACGAAGGATCCACACTTGGGAAAGTCCTGTGGCGCGGCCACCATGTCGCTAGGTTCTCCGACTTGTAGGATAACATCTAAACCACGAGTCCAATCGGTTGCATGCTCATCTCGTAACATCCAATAACCTACGAATAAGAGTGATAGTTTCATCGAGCTAATGTACAAGCGTCGCTGTACATACATTACAATATGTTCCAtttctaaattgaaaattaaagtcAGAACACTCAACAAATTCAAAGTCGATTTTTccgtaataaaaaaacttttaatgttgaaaataacAATCTATCTTTAAAACTAACGGTTAAACTAAAAGTTGAAAACATTGAAAAGTTTTGCTACCTATTACCCACATCTTGAAATTCAGCTTGCAAGAAACTTTTTCTTCCACCCCGTTGCACCaaacattctttattttatttttatcaagtaaatatattttagtgtCATTTCCttcatttaaagaaatatttcgtaaattcacaaagaaattattttgtgctttttaatattgatttgaaatataagaaatgataaaataaatatatttacttaatatcaAAAAAGTACATGTATTTTTGGTGTAATGATTGTTAGTATTCTAGCATATTTTAAAGAgcatacttaaaatttttatttctaatttgcTGAAGCAAATGGACAAATTAACAATTGAATCTGTGAGAATAGAGGAggtacattaaatatttatattagttcGATTAGCGGAGAGGATTTACCTGGATTGCCGGCTTTGAACCGCAACGCCACGGCACCGAACTTGGGCACGACGATAGTATCCTTGGCTAGTGCGCAATCGAGATTCCGCGAAAATAGCTGTCTTCTCTCATCGAGTTTTTTCACCTCGTGCAGTGACATATTTCGCCCAAATTGTCTGGCGCCCACTACGTAAAAACTATAGCCGTGTAGGTGGTAAACTAGATCATCCAGACCACCTGTGGCAAAGCGATGATGGATTAATCTCGATTGAACAGAATTCCTCGTGGCAAAAAACTATTACGCCTGTGGCTTCAGctaagattatttaatattgaataatattattttctgataCCACAAGTTATACTAAAAAGTATAtcgtattatataataaaatttctctaaCAAAGTAATCGCGTCATGTAGGAAATTGTCATTAGGCAAATggtcaataaaaatataattcgacGAGAAATATTACAAACTGGTGGTCGATGCTACAATTGATTTCATTTAATTGCGAAGCTTTATAAAGGAGACCAATCATATTGCGTGCTGTTAACGAAAGTCGCaggatttctctctctctctcgactgTCGCAATCGTATTAAAAGAAATCGCGATGACGCGtcaaatattgttttcttgaggcgaaacaatatatatttcccTCGTCAAAAGTGATTTATGATGATGGAAGCTTTCGATCAATAACTTTAGCTTTCGCAGCAAATATGAGATGTGAATATCGGGGTCAAGCCCGTAAATTCTATTATACGCTAATGTTCTCTCATGTGCCGCTTTACTCATTGCAAGATTATTCCCAAGCAATAGAGGGACTACAGAGGGACTATGTGATAATTAAGCTAATGAGTTATACTATGCAATACTACGCAGAAGACGTATGATTGACATAATGACGTTCTCGTAGTGTAACTCTGTTATATTTCGTATTATGTATCTTTATCTTGATTGAAGTTTATGACTAAAGTTGCATAATGAATATATGTggtaatttagaaattatttctaatcaTAAAAGGTTGAAtgatattgattattaaaaatttaatgaaacttaTTTTTGTGATCTTTAAATCTGCGAAATTTTGCACAGCAttactgaaataaaatattagtatactATTCGATTATAGATTTCTATTTCAATacacatttatcataaaaaaatggataaaataacagaaagaaagatgaaaaaaacTGCTTTGGCCTTATAAAATTGCGAGTGAAAATTTATTATCGATTAATGCTGTATCTTTtcttagattttataaataaaacaaatatctgGACTTCTAAGGGCA from Solenopsis invicta isolate M01_SB chromosome 2, UNIL_Sinv_3.0, whole genome shotgun sequence includes these protein-coding regions:
- the LOC105193805 gene encoding uncharacterized protein LOC105193805; this translates as MSFRTSFKILVSWIAVTALLWLWLILQRILYCSVWQYWSYETEYRDISYPWWQHVWSSYYPVSVQSPVMSAGFISWIIAMSIATIALGCANSTDRLETFVKESFAKFQDALAITKSCVEWSQNGMQEIPITTEENAAMDDGEISSVCDDHSEISNDTNNVARGDVHPISYGTNWMPQPNFSALKEAQRKLSIKSFHTVTGVNDVQDPDKFMAKQVRHRRGCHTVIPNNSSEQSSEC